agattttttatactttaaaGCTATCATAACCTATTCATTTAGCATAATCCTGCAACCGTAAGCAACTCGCTTCCTgacatttaattaattaaattgtCTTAATTTTTTCACAGGAGGGAAATTTAAATATACTAATAACATTGTCTATTGCTATTCCAAATACAAATCAAGGCTGGCCCTATTTCCAGTAACACCAATAAAGGGCTGAGCAACTACTTGCAAAatgcaatatttatttttaacccaGCCAGGGTTTCTGCAGGTATCAGCAAACCTAATTTAAGACTTTTCAATGCAGATTTAGTTCATGTAAAATTAATGACtactgcatatatatatatatatatatatatatatatatatatatatatatatatatatatatatagaatttTCTTCAATTATTTACTAACAGAACAGTggactgttgtaatcttgatGCGTGCCTTgtggagatcaagcaatggatgtctctcaacttccttcgtcttaacccagataaaactgagatgttgataattggtccaactcgttatcaacacttatttaaggaaaacACTATAACTACAggtaaccgtactatcactcagagcgatactgtaactaatctcggggtaatatttgaccaaaccctctcctttcaaaagcacattaagaatataaccagaattgcgttttttcaccttcgtaatattgcaaagattcgtccgatcctctcgaccggtgatgcggaaactattatacatgcgttcgtcacgtcgcgcctggactactgtaatgcattattctctggtcttcctaagtccagcatcaaaagtctatagttagtacaaaatgctgctgcgaggctgctctcacggagaagaaaatttgatcacattaccccaatattagccaactcacattggctcccggtccatttaagatgtgacttcaaggttcttctattaaccgataaatcactgcatggcttagcgccttcatatctcgtcgacctagttgttccttatgttccgtctcgtaaccttcgttcgcaaaacgctagtcttttagtgacacGGAGAGCCAAGAAAATGTCCGCAGGGTCTAGAACATTTtttattcgggctccagagctttggaatgccctagcaatggatattagaactgctacctcactaggaacatttaagacacgtttaaagacacatttctatgatatggcctttaattaacctgtagtggccgattcggctggagtttgtttttgctCCCTCTCAACCCAccggctggggaggtggttaggtggcaccaaagctgacagcggctatctggattctcttggaccaattcaggatgaGGGAACAGCAGCTcaccctcctcgaagacactgccaggacaatcgagggcacctccggcagctcttcgctttgacatccactttttcattgattttcataatatgtattatttgtggcctctctgcatccattgcagcctggtgatcttgaaagggggatcctttcatctgtggtcccttctcaaggcttctcatttcccctcggtagtttttttttaaaatttttccttgcccttttgggagcttaagatcaggggatgctttgagaataattgtcaatttttgtctatgtgaagccctttgaaactgcttgtgatttagggctatacaaataaacttgacttgacaaatgtGTTGCACAGAATAAAAGTATCTTTTAGTTAATTGTAAGTAAGTTTATAGTAATGTTGAGTTATTTGAAgttaatatacacacacacgcgcacccacacacacacacacacacacacacacacacacacacacacacacacacacacacacggacacacacacacaaaaggataAAAATTGAGTCAGATTAAGATAAATTTAAGTGATTTTTCTACCACTAGGTGGCAAGAGCATTTCATGTAGGATCTTGGTGAAAGGTAcagtatatttttcttttcgAATTAAGTAAATCAATTGCCCATATTTTTCATCACATTAATTATTGTTTTAATGTCTTAAAGTGACTCCTTTGCACAACTTTGTGTACCTTTAGTCAGTTAAGTTTTATAATGATGCACATTGTAATTAGAGACACAGCTTTTCTGCAAACGAGACAGAAAGGACACTGATGATGTTACACATGCTATTTTCAGGAGTTGCTGAATAAAATATGCCTTAAGTCTGACGAGCAAATGACTTGGAATAACTCCAAGTGACAAGCTGGGCATCGCCTCTTGGTTCTAGGGCTCTAAAAGAGTTGTCGCAAGCAAGGTCAGTGCTAACTAATGTtttccgtattttccgcaccgtaaggcgcacctaaaagcctATAATTTTCTCCAAAAACAAGTGTGCCTTTTAATAAGATGTGCCTTGTGTGTGGAtcgaattccaaaatctgttaagttgttttgtgtggcttccgtaaTATACAGGCGTAATTTGTAGACCCGATGACCCAATCAGAGTACTGTACTTAACACGTAGTGTATGTACCTCCTctgccattgataaataaatacgatCGTTTTTGCAaagcattaggaccctctaaaatggcatagacaaagagacatgcttacgaggcacaattagAGCTTTATGGAATGCCAGGATCATTGCAGAATAGCAACGTGACAACGACGAGAAGgaacttggcatgtttaatGGCGAACTTGCCAAACTGTTTcatttggatacagaagatgaggattTTGATGGATTTGCGTATCGATTAACAATgtgagtacaatacagtacatgattaaatagtagaataaagtacaacggGAATTGACTGCCTTGCTCctgtgacttctttttttttttttaccggaaATCATGGCCCTATAATGCGGTGCATCCTGTatggattaccgtaattttcggactataaatcgcgtttttttttcatagtttgggtgggggggcgacttatactcagtagcaacttatatacatatatatgttttttttcacttttttgggcattttatggctggtgcgacttatactccggtgcgacttatagtccgaaaattacggtaagtacaGAAAAGCCCCCGGAATTGAGTCTGCGCCTTTTAACCcgaagcgccttatggtgcagaaaatacgggaTTTGATGCTTCTTGACATCATCTCACAGCCATCTTACCTTCTATCATCTTCTGTCCGAGTTCTGCGACTCGTCTGCTCCAACTGCTGAATGGAATTGGTTCTGGACAAACCTCGAGCTGGTTCCTGAACTGGAGTCGCTGCAACCCTCACCTGGTATTCGTTTTTTGCTGTGTGGTCTACGGACCCTGATCCGTTCACCTGTGTAGGTTTTGGCAACGCGAGTGTGGCCTGGCCCTGGCGGGAAGCAGACACCGCTGCTGCAATGGTAGCCGCCTGGGCTGGTTGTAGTTTTAGGTTGCTTATTTTTGTGTGAGACAGCTCGACACTGGGATCTTGCTGGAAGCGGTGTTCATTCCCATGACGAAGCGTAGCATACTTTTCCAAGTCTCTTAGCGTTGCATATTTATCCCCTTCTCTGAGCGTGCTGTATTTCCTAACTTCCTTCAAAGTGTTATATTTGTCCACAATTTGTAATGTTCCATATTTACTCTGTGTTTCCTTTAATGAAAGCTGCCTCCTCACTTCTCTCTGAGGGACGTATTTCTGTGTTTCTTTTACAAGGGTGGGTGGGATTCCCATTTTTTGCAGTAGGAATGCGTCTTCTTCATCATttgacaaaaaatatttatcacCAACTTTAGTTGTAGCAAGTTTCTCTTCTGTTGGCGTCGCTCTGTATTTGTCGTCGGCTTTCCGAATTGAGCACTTGTCCAAGTCCCTTTGGATGGAGTACCTTTCGCCATCCTTCTGCAGCATGTACTTTTCACCTCCCTTGTGCAGGAGATACTTGTCACCATCCCTTTGGAGCATGTAGCTAACACAGTCTTGCTTTAAGCAATACCTCCCCCCATCTTTCTGTAAAGTGTAGTACTCTCGCTCCTTCTCGCCGTGCGGTTTATCAGCATCTTTCAGTCGTTTCTCATCAGCTCGTGATAAGGAATGTTGACGTACAGGCACACTATTTCGTTCGTTGTTTTGGATCTCTGGTCGGCTGAAGACTCTGTTGTTCAATAGGTTGTTTAATTCCTGAGGTGCCGGCTGATCTACTTTAAACTTGTCCAACCTGTgacagaagcaaaaaaaaaacattatgctAATTGTAAATACAGAAAAGTCAGATTTATGCTCCAAGATCAAACATATAAGTAGCGTTCTAAAATGTAATTATCATAAAAGAGAGAAATTCTCAAAAAGTATGACGCCCCTGTATAGTATTGAAAATCATTCATCGTCGGCTCTGTTAAAAtgaatctttgacgtctatagctgtcaatggcagtgaatgagataaaaataaaattgtgcgttttcgctgtttttgtttctcatgCGGGTTTTTAATTAGGGTTGCATTATGACAACAATATCCAATATGACATAAAAACTAACATGTCTATTTGTGGGCATTGTCCCGCAGAGTTTTTGACAGGTCCACCATGGACAAGGGCAGCGTCTGTCATGACTTTCATCCAGGACTCCATTTCTTTGGCTGTGTCAGTGCAGAAATAGTACGTCCTCATATTGGGGTGAGTGGCCTGCAAGAAAGAGATATTAAGAGAGACAGGGAAAGAGAAGCATCAAACTGCACAATGCCTTGATATGATTTCTGTTGACATCCTAGATTTGTCTGAGTGTGTTGTGTCTTCTTTAATCCAATTTATAACAAAAAGTCATGCTGATGACATAAATCCCCATTGCTATGTGGTTATATCAGTCACGAGAACTTTTACCTTAAAGGCATATTTTCTGCTGATGTGGTCATCCACTGACAACATGGAGATATGAAAGCTCGGGAGCAGGATACTACCAAGGATGCTGTCTTCTTTTTCATCTGCAACACATCataacaataacattaaaagaTGGTTGTAAAACCATCAATACTTTGTTCAATATTGTTTTCAATGACAATGTCTTTAGTCTATTGAGTCTCCTTACCACGGTAGTAGAAAAGGCACATGTCCGACAGAACAAACCACCTCTTCTTCCATAGCTTCATGCCTGTACTGTCCTTAGAGGTCAAAGTTAACAGAAAATCAGTCAACATTTACTGGGGGTGGGAAAATGAAGCGTcatatttgcttcatgaaccagttatatttttttacacttcCAGATGGTGCTTACTGTTCAAAATTGGATTGACTTTCTTGAATCACATATTTAGACTAACAGTGTcatttacagtaaaaaaaataaaaccggtTCACGAAGCAAatgtgaagcttcattttcccctaAGTAATATTTACTCTTGCTCACTCacataacctttttttttttacttacgtcatttctttttcctctctGCTGCCTTATTTCACCTTGTTTTTCTACTAACCCATCAGTAGTAAACAGAtgtcttatttattttaccCTGCTTTTTGATGGTTTGCAGTGACTACTTTGACTGACTACTGATTCTGATTCTGACTTCCTCCACAGATCCTACCTCAAAAGAAGGTCAGGATTTAAAGGAGGATCAGATGAGTTTTCATGTGTGAGAGAGAAATTTCTTGACAGGTTTACAGGCAGGGAGTGAAGGTCTGCTGGTGGGTATTACAGCCAAGCTTTTTTGCAAGCTGATGAAATTCTGTAGACCTTCCTTGTTGCTACTCTGCTTCTAATAAACAGATGAGTAAAATATACTCATATATTGCAACTTTCTGCCTTACCTGTTTATAAAGCCAGCTGCTTTTGACCACCGGGGCATTTATGTTTCTCTTGATAGAGTTGGACCTCTTGCCAAAGTTGTGAACTTTTTTGGAAGACCTAGAAGGCtgttaaaatagaaaatataggcAAAACTTATTTTATATACGGTGTTTTCAAGTAAACATAGTTGAAATCATGGACTGGCAGTCaatcaaaataataatttaggCACCATTTTTTGTCACCTTTGGTGTGTTTTTTGCCGACAATGCACAAAACTGTTCGTTCAAGtataaaaataatgttttttttttttttattctttcacCAAGAAATCAAAAGACAAAGCATTACTTGCCAATATTCACAGAATAcacacttgttttcaaatctatTTTAAATAGTAAAATATACAATATTGAAGAGAATCACTGATTCGTATATTGCATCTACAATACAACTATCTAAACCTCTGCCGATGTTTAAAGTAGGTCGTCTTGCTTAAGGGGATCTCAACAGTAGCAATCTTTGTTACATCATTTGTTATTTCAGCTGAGTTGCCACATTACGCTGCATCTTAAATTGACAGCAACGCATTTAAATTCATAATTTATACTCAGTTTTCCAGTTTTTCTATACaatccattttttccccctagcAGTGCACAAAACTAGATCCATTCATGTTTATAAATTATGATTTCTCATGAATACATAAATACTGCGcataagatgttttttttaactctttcAACCAGTCTAAACATGAACAACTTATTCATGACAGCCTGAAGACTCCGATTAGATTTTTAGGGGCATGTTTACAGACTCAAAAGCTGCTTTTTGCGCATCGGCATTTTAAATAACATTCTGAAGTCCTTCGATTAGTAACACTTTCTAGTAAAGTAACTGTGAAGCTTCAATCCTCTAAAACCGATGGCAAAAATAGATGCATTTAAGTAAAAGCAACATCTCtagcacagtgcttctcaattattttctgttacgcccccccctagcaagaagaaatctattcgcgccccccctctccaccctgactatcctaacttgtcttgtaagtcgtaaaatgttgcactgtcgcaaacgtgacagaagtaacaatgagagcgccactgccccctgctgtagtaaacccgcaattacactttattctagtactgccaaaaaaaaagcctgttccccagggtcacacgcgcccccccaggaatagcaccgcgccccccaaggggggcgcgccccactatttgagaagcactgctctagcaAGTGGCCTCCAGTtaaatactgtatttttcggactataagtcgcgagtattttcatagtttgggtggaggggggcgacatatactcaggagcgacttatatgtgaaattattcacaaatttttacttgatcattaaaacATTACTTACTTATTAGTATTGTTGATCACTTCACTATAAACTGCATGAGGGTGCACTATggttgtggaataattggagcctcactgacaatgagttccattcactgatTTCCAAAGTcaggagatttaatgatttggagtgacacagatggtttgataaacttgttatttatgttatagttatttgatatatagtttatttagagtagcaacgtcTATGTTGTTAGACAGTAGTATCCGATTGTCTAGCAAGGCCGCAAAGGCAGCAGGGGGGGAGACGGGAAGAGCGATCCAGGGCGCTCGCTTATAGCACTGTGTGTTGACTcatatgttgagctcttgttttgtgaaataaagagccggttaccaaactTACGTtttgcctggtactttggtaacgctacaatatagttagtatatacgtagatctgtggaataattggagtcgcaactgacaacgaggctgacgtcagcggcgcacgttttttttattttttttcccccaagtgaCACAGCAGATGAAGATTCCAATGGatctaatgatttggagtgacatgggtggttcgttaaaattgttgtttatattacatttatttgatatatctcgTCTGACGTCAGTGGCGCACATAGTTCCGGAGTCAacagctcttttcttttttttttttttttaagtgacacaagacgaagattttgatggatttaatgatttggagtgacacggatggttcgataaaattgttgtttatatcatTGTTAtctgatatatagtttatatatcgttatataggcctgtggaataatttgaactgcaactgacgacggcgAGTccaacgtcagcggcgcgcgcgCCCTGTTTACAGAAAGGCCGAAGAatacgatcaatggatttaataatttggagtgaTACAGATATGTTATAGTTATTGAATAACTGTtgatgttacgtcaggcccgttctcagctcctcgtttgtgtttatgtcacgttagcataccgtatggtttgcaatttgggaaaaaaatctgcgatgtagtgaaaccgcgatgaacaaaccgtgatgtagcgagggattactgtacatcactgaaaatcaaggcaattgtgtttgtctaatttgtaaagagacggttgccttgtttaaggatttcaacttaaagagacactatcagacatgcgaacacaaacgaccagctaacagggagtgaccgcgctgataaagtgaagcagctccaagctgaactggcatcacaacagcgattcttcacgcgggactgtgagtcaaaaataaatattactaaagcaagctacaaagtggccatgttaagactgttgatgttatagacctgtagacctgacacaaactattattttctgaaagataatgtaaatgacaagagcaaaattcactagttttaagttttaataataacagacaactttgcattactttgcaaaagtaattttaaactcatgtaaatttaaggtatttcatacagtttgttcaatgttatctgactcttcagatatgaatgaaaggcagaatttgtgtttttagagttgttcacatctgcctgagtgactcatatttggttattttgtcatttgaaaaataaagacaattgtgacaatgatatttgttttataacagtgtgtatttgcatgacatttttggagtgaaaaaatgtcagaaaaaactattggcccccgggccccttcactttatcaaacctggccctccttgcaaaaagtttggacacccctgccttaatCCTTTCTGCCACTACCCAGACCTTTGAGTTTACCAGAAGCCTACTTAACTCAATTCAATGCATGTTCATAGTGCTTTCACAACAGCTGGTGCTGTAACAAAGTGCTTTGCAGAACACAAGGCATTAAACATTTACAGAAATACAACAATGGAATTGTAGGGGGCACACAACTCTGTGGAACACCACATACTCTGAATGTATCCTGAAGGGTCAATGCAAACTGTGATAGGTCATCTCAGAAATCTAACACCAGTGTGATTTGTTTCAAGGCTATACTGACCCGTGTGAATGACGAAGAGTGAGTCAAAGTAGTGGCAGGGCTCCCGGTGAAGTTGCTGTTGTCTGAGCCACCTGTGTAGTTGGACGCTTCGCTCATGGTGCTCATGGGACGCTCCTTTTTATTGCCGCTATTTTCCTCCTCTGTCTTTGGCGTTGTCCTGCCACAAGTTAAAACACACAGAGAGATTAAAGTTTTGATCTGTATGATATACGAAAATGAACATAGGCCGAAAATTTGTTATGGCAATTAACCTTAAACTATCCTAGGTGGAACAATATAGAAACGAGACGCAGCACTTCTCAGGGTGGCAAAAACATTCTGTAGTACAAAGAATCAATTTTAAACAAATTTGATTGAATTGCAGCAATAATTTCAGGTTCAGATCAATCAACATACGTAACTGCTCGACAAATAgggttttctttgtgtgtgcaaCTCAAATATATATGAGTGTGAATTCAATTTAAATTGACCTAAAAGTAAAAAATGCTCCGTAAAAATGGTTGTGTGTACATCAGCGTGTACCACATTGCGTGTGTTTCTGCTACTAAGATGAGGATCGTTCAATTCTATGTCAAATTGTACTCCGGCAATCAATACCAGACAGTCTCATTAAACAGACCTCATCATCTACATCTTCATGAGCGACGGGAAGATAAGGAAATTAAGGCCTTCAGTGACTTGAATGATGAGTAGCGATATCTATGTATCTTTTATTAAGAAAGCCCCAGATGAAAGACTGTCTTTCCTCTCCAAGGATTTAAAATGACATGTAAATTGATCATGACTCAAGTACAATAAGTAAAAAAGAGAATGATCTGGACTTATTTGGAAAGTTTCTTTGTTGTTGGAAAAAGGCTCATTGAGAATTCAAcaccaaagaagaaaaagaaaggtggaTTCCAGACAATACCAGAAAACCCACCTGCGAGAGGCAACCATTTGACAGGGTAGTTTGCTTTTCGTTAGTTTGCTTTTCTCTCTTGTCTGAGCTCTTAACTGCACTGTTAACAGTTTGCTTCTACTTTTGTTAGGCAAATGCGTTTCCACAGGCAACATACAATAAGTAATTGTACTTTGCACCAGACTACACTTAATTTTAAGAACAGCATAGCTCTGAGCACACAGATGCGTACAAGAGCATGTGTAAACAAGGACGCTGGATGAGAAATTGACACCCACAGCCATTTGAAACAGGCAACCGCAGCTGTACTGTGCCTTTTGGATATGGAACAGACATTGGGAAACCACAAAGCAGTCTGCTCAGCAGTGGTGTTGAACTAATCATATgatcttccatccatccattttctgtaccgcttagtccccacgggggtcgcgggcgtgctggagcctatcccagccgtcatcgggcagtaggcgggggacaccctgaaccggttgccagccaatcgcagggcacacagagacaaacaaccatacgcactcgcactcaaacccagggacaatttggagtgctcaatcggcctaccaagcatgtttttgggatgtgggaggaaaccggagtgcccgaagaaaacccacgcgggcccggggagaacatgcaaactccacacggggagggccggaggtggaatcgaacccgcaccctcctaacttaattatttaaataatttttcAATGTTTGACTTCAAATTTTCCAAATGTCAAACATAGTTTGTAATTTTAACCAAAAAGTGAAATGAGGAATATCTTTGAAGCCAAAGTTGCTAAGAGCAAACAAAGAGAGCTTAAACCGGTTGGCATAATACGCTGCTCAAACAAATTacaggaacactttgaaaacacatcagatttcTATGGtgatttttttgaggggggggggatatctgatatggacagtttaatgtctcaggaacaaaagggtgccacatcttttgatggaaataaaggttttcagcctacagagggctcagtatacaGACACCCCAAAATTCAAAGTGAAAATTGATATGGCAGGCTCGTCCTTTTTGCCTAAATtaaatttctgcaactcaaaattcttttcaatatcttgtgttgcccccacgagcttgtatgcatgcttgacaacgtcgcggcatgctcctaatgagacgacggagggtgtcttgtgggatgtcctcccagatctgtctaagggcatcagtgagctcctgtaaagtctgaggagcaacctggtgGCATCTGATTgaccgaaacattatgtcccagaggtgttctatcgggtttagatcaggtgatcgtgagggccattcaattgtgtcaattccttcatcctccagatactgtctgcatactcttgccacatgaGTGGATTGTCCATTGtcgtggatcaggaggaacccaggacctactgcaccagcatagggtctgaccatgggtgcaaggatttcatcccgatacctaatggcagtcagactgctgttctctagcctgtagaggtctgttcgtccctccatggaaatgcctccccagaccatcactgacccaaCACCGCACCAGTCATGCTGAATGGTGTTGCAGGCAGCAcagcgctctccttggcttcttcAGACCCTTTCAcatctatcacaggtgctcagggtaaacctgctctcatctgtgaaacgcacagggcgccagtggcggacttTCCAATTCtgctgttctatggcaaatgccaatcgaggtccgcggtgctgagcaatgagcacagggcACACTACAGGACATCGTGtcctgaggccaccctcgtgaagtctgtttctgattGTTtaggcagagacattcacaccagtagcctgctgtaggtcattctgtagggctcgggcagtgctcaacctgttcctccttgcacaaagtagcagatatcggtcctgctgatggaatgagaaccgtctacggccctgtccagctctcctagagtaactgcctgtctcctggaatctcctccatgctctggagattgtactgggagacacatcaaatcttcttgcaacagcacgcatggatatgccatcctggaggagttggacaatatgcgcaacttcaggagggttacAAAATCGCCTCGTGCTCCCAGTCatgataatgactctagctaaagccaacacttgtggaaaaacagttaaaaaagatcaagagggaggaacttgaaatggcctccacctgcaaaaccagtcctgttttggggaccatctcattgttgcccctctagtgcacctgttgttaattccatcaacaccaagGCAGCTGAAGCTGATTAACAACCCTCTCTgccacgtacctgaccaaaacctaaTCAGAAAAGTGTAATTGAATTaatgccataccctgataaaaactgttccttcactttttttgagcagtgtattttATGTTAGCTGGCAACAAGTGATAAGTTAAGACTGCCAGTGTTTAATATAGATTCAAgaacataataaaaaataaaatcaacagaATGGATAGTTCAGTGCAAAAATCAACAGAAAATTAAGTGAAAATTATGAATGCGAATTACCATAGTTAGCAGAGGAGAGTGCTAATAAATAGATGCTAACGCTTAAGTTCATTTGGAGATTTGTAGGAGCAAATGGACGATAATTAATAATATCTGTGGCTTAAAAGATAACTCGATTATAAAATGACTCATGTAATTTGGCCATTTCAAAAATGAGTACTAATTAATTTTTTCCACTTTGACTACAGATTTATCACCGCTAACTTAGCATCAGCTCAACTTGCCACACTTACTCTGTCTTATTTGGTCAACATTGTGCACGACATTGATCGACATTCTACAGCCACACTGCCTAGCTCaggtatgggcaaactacggcccacgggccacatccggcccacgggaccgtttaatccggcccgccaaccctgaataaatcgTATTATTAAACTTAGTTTTTTTGGTcagtttgcctgcaatgactgcgtttccccagtagatggggaaccactcgcctgcgcatttactaccggaagccgtgtcagaaagctcggtgcacactcacaagtgcgtgtacgtactcagtagtagcgctctattcgtatcagtcccgaattaagagcgtgggctgtgacgacagcattcttgtaattcgcgcgctgag
This is a stretch of genomic DNA from Syngnathus typhle isolate RoL2023-S1 ecotype Sweden linkage group LG21, RoL_Styp_1.0, whole genome shotgun sequence. It encodes these proteins:
- the LOC133145116 gene encoding pleckstrin homology domain-containing family A member 5-like isoform X10 encodes the protein MAADLKPDWLSCLPPSWSYGVTQDGRIFFINEEAKSTTWLQPVSGEAVITGHRKTLDLPTGWEEGYTFEGARCFINHNERKVMCKHPVSGAPSQDNCIFVVNEHVKYGKLVHPDKPLEADIRTTPKTEEENSGNKKERPMSTMSEASNYTGGSDNSNFTGSPATTLTHSSSFTRPSRSSKKVHNFGKRSNSIKRNINAPVVKSSWLYKQDSTGMKLWKKRWFVLSDMCLFYYRDEKEDSILGSILLPSFHISMLSVDDHISRKYAFKATHPNMRTYYFCTDTAKEMESWMKVMTDAALVHGGPVKNSAGQCPQIDMLDKFKVDQPAPQELNNLLNNRVFSRPEIQNNERNSVPVRQHSLSRADEKRLKDADKPHGEKEREYYTLQKDGGRYCLKQDCVSYMLQRDGDKYLLHKGGEKYMLQKDGERYSIQRDLDKCSIRKADDKYRATPTEEKLATTKVGDKYFLSNDEEDAFLLQKMGIPPTLVKETQKYVPQREVRRQLSLKETQSKYGTLQIVDKYNTLKEVRKYSTLREGDKYATLRDLEKYATLRHGNEHRFQQDPSVELSHTKISNLKLQPAQAATIAAAVSASRQGQATLALPKPTQVNGSGSVDHTAKNEYQVRVAATPVQEPARGLSRTNSIQQLEQTSRRTRTEDDRSVSSYQTLPRNMPSHHAQLVPRYPEGYRTLPRNSMMRPDSICSVAGSTYDQALRPASTSTVTTAEKRRSMRDDTMWQLYEWQQRQAFSRQSLAQPTGHYGTLPSTKTMGNISEHAAVHSIPTSPSHGSLALYNTLPPPCKQGVSNTGSSHSEVPSPNFSEDGTLDCLHRTHPAKFGSTLDRRPMGAGVPFQPITPQSLQGKTPEELTLMLIKLRRQQAELNSLREHTLSQLMALGIEGPNPKVSTEHNSR